A single region of the Epinephelus fuscoguttatus linkage group LG14, E.fuscoguttatus.final_Chr_v1 genome encodes:
- the lrr1 gene encoding leucine-rich repeat protein 1: MKLQCDVEVVNRLLPTFGMKSRGKGTRAVLSIGKHLDKTSQRCNIYMMICTAKDRAGSKYKLKDNIEKFFTWFVEEGKATVRLKEPAVDICLSKADANSLKNFLSAARLADRGSDASSLPLSTLTPVRAKDVEQPKKKLTIVSKKDYPLTSNFPYSLEQLQVSYCKLSRVDMRMLSLKALRKLDLSNNHIKKLPATIGDLSCLSELILHNNHLEAFSQALCLSTLQRTLQLLDLSQNRLQSLPAQFCQLRELVNLKLDDNELVCLPFHIGRLSKLRFLSAAHNQLAVLPSDFRKLSLENLDLFGNPFIQPNPFDHTMKLTFPLPLQEMASRAVANLRLPYGPHLLPAHLCRDLEVAKTCDCGRVCINFYIKTAVSMNLHQVSHTVVLVDDMGGTDAPVQRHFCSLSCYSEFLDNSLQRGIR, translated from the exons ATGAAGCTGCAGTGTGATGTCGAGGTGGTGAATCGGTTGCTGCCCACGTTTGGGATGAAAAGTCGAGGCAAAGGGACGAGAGCTGTGTTGTCCATTGGGAAGCATTTGGACAAGACGAGTCAACGGTGTAACATCTACATGATGATCTGCACAGCTAAAGACAGAGCAGGCTCAAAGTACAAG CTGAAAGACAACATAGAGAAGTTCTTCACTTGGTTTGTGGAGGAGGGCAAGGCCACAGTGAGATTAAAGGAACCCGCTGTTGACATTTGCTTGAGCAAG GCCGATGCAAACAGCTTGAAGAACTTCCTCTCAGCTGCTCGTTTGGCAGACAGAGGAAGTGACGCGAGCAGCCTTCCTCTCTCCACGCTGACTCCTGTTCGCGCCAAAGACGTAGAGCAACCCAAGAAGAAGCTCACCATCGTCTCCAAGAAGGACTACCCCCTCACCTCCAACTTCCCTTACTCTCTGGAGCAACTGCAGGTCTCCTACTGCAAACTGTCACGGGTGGACATGCGGATGCTGTCCCTTAAAG CTCTCCGCAAGCTAGACCTCAGTAACAATCACATCAAGAAACTCCCTGCCACCATTGGTGACCTCAGCTGCCTCTCTGAGCTCATCCTCCACAATAACCACCTAGAAGCCTTCAGCCAGGCCCTGTGCCTGTCCACCCTGCAGCGTACGCTCCAGCTGCTGGACCTCAGCCAGAACCGACTGCAGTCCCTCCCCGCTCAGTTCTGCCAGCTCAGAGAACTAGTGAACCTCAAACTGGACGACAATGAGCTCGTCTGTTTGCCCTTCCACATTGGCCGGCTCTCAAAGTTGAGGTTCCTGTCAGCGGCGCATAACCAGCTAGCGGTGTTGCCCAGTGACTTCCGTAAGCTGAGTCTGGAGAACCTGGACCTGTTTGGGAATCCGTTTATCCAACCTAACCCTTTTGACCACACAATGAAACTTACATTCCCCCTTCCGCTTCAAGAGATGGCTTCCAGAGCTGTGGCCAACCTCAG GTTACCATACGGacctcacctcctccctgcCCACTTGTGTCGCGACCTCGAAGTAGCCAAGACCTGCGACTGCGGGCGTGTCTGCATCAATTTCTACATCAAGACAGCAGTCAGCATGAACCTGCACCAAGTCTCTCACACAGTAGTCCTGGTGGACGACATGGGGGGCACGGATGCTCCAGTGCAGCGGCACTTCTGCTCCCTCTCCTGCTACTCTGAATTTTTAGACAACTCCCTCCAGAGAGGGATCAGATGA
- the si:dkey-13p1.4 gene encoding transmembrane protein 151B, protein MLSSDLDSAEDTAASAPNDAEGEEQEEEEEEEEEEEDSPAESDVLEEQRPVNQSLGACVCRESHWRCLLLSLLMYSCLGVVAWCQLTQVTKISFNTALTSSFTASFTSSLRGASGMGVGGHSMIYHDSPCSDGYIYIPLAFLLMLYVLYMVECWHCRARSELQNKADVDSVYERVLRMKQAQPCIWWKAISYHFVRRTRQVTRYRNGDAYTTTQVYHERVNTHVAEGEFDYSHCGMKDVSRDLRGLEGHPATRLRFTKCFSFTEAGPENDYLNQRARFFSEIEGLDDYMEAREGMQLKNVDFRENLIVYVDPDRMPWYSSQVAFWLAALLMLSWPLRVLIEYRTAYVHYRIEKLFGLEYSHSSPSPLDEDRPLGNNTGCVIPRVDTLDSTEMEWHIRCNRQLIPSYSEAMLINMSTADSNSLRDTDCTSSSNCFLLDSSQTAQSYGALQSQEDCEQCREPNGRGDAGGRRRTITSSSCSSIFSCRGALLHSHLSSDTSRFSLCRMYGSHRTVALWRSRSSNLTDPCCVDEQCCRSDSSQLALSDSPPTYRDARFFPVLIVHRAEGCGGEDGREVRRYYIRRGSSCVETAL, encoded by the exons ATGCTCTCCTCCGATCTGGACTCTGCGGAGGACACGGCGGCCAGTGCTCCCAATGATGCTGagggagaggagcaggaggaggaggaggaggaggaggaggaggaggaggactcaCCGGCTGAGAGTGATGTCCTGGAGGAG cagcGTCCGGTGAACCAGTCTCTGGGTGCTTGTGTCTGCCGGGAGTCCCATTGGCGCtgcctgctgctctctctgctcatGTACAGCTGCCTGGGCGTGGTGGCCTGGTGTCAGCTGACCCAGGTCACCAAAATCAGCTTCAACACCGCCCTCACCTCATCCTTCACCGCCTCCTTCACTTCCTCCCTGCGGGGGGCCTCCGGGATGGGCGTTGGGGGACACTCAATGATCTACCACGACAGCCCCTGCTCTGACGGCTACATCTACATCCCTCTGGCCTTCCTGCTCATGCTCTACGTCCTATACATGGTGGAGTGCTGGCACTGCAGAGCCAGGAGCGAGCTGCAGAACAAAGCAGACGTGGACAGCGTGTATGAGCGCGTGCTGCGGATGAAACAGGCCCAACCTTGCATATGGTGGAAGGCTATCAGCTACCACTTTGTGAGACGGACCCGACAGGTCACTCGATACCGCAACGGGGACGCCTACACCACCACGCAGGTGTACCATGAGAGAGTGAACACCCATGTGGCTGAGGGCGAGTTCGACTACAGCCACTGTGGGATGAAAGATGTGTCACGTGACCTCAGGGGCTTAGAGGGACATCCGGCGACTCGGCTGCGCTTCACCAAATGCTTCAGCTTCACAGAGGCTGGACCAGAAAACGACTATCTCAACCAGAGAGCCAGGTTCTTCTCTGAAATTGAGGGTTTGGACGACTACATGGAGGCCAGGGAGGGGATGCAGCTGAAGAATGTGGACTTCAGAGAAAACCTGATAGTCTACGTGGACCCAGATAGGATGCCTTGGTACAGTTCCCAGGTGGCCTTCTGGCTGGCAGCTCTGCTGATGTTGTCCTGGCCTCTGAGAGTGCTGATAGAGTACCGCACTGCTTATGTGCACTACCGCATAGAGAAACTATTTGGGTTAGAGTACAGCCACAGCAGCCCCTCTCCTCTAGATGAAGACAGGCCTTTGGGTAACAACACTGGCTGCGTTATCCCAAGAGTAGACACACTGGACAGCACCGAGATGGAGTGGCACATACGCTGTAACCGTCAGCTGATCCCCAGCTACTCAGAGGCCATGCTGATAAACATGAGCACAGCAGACTCAAACTCATTACGAGACACTGACTGCACCTCGTCCTCAAACTGCTTCCTCCTGGACAGCAGCCAGACTGCTCAGAGTTACGGCGCCCTGCAAAGCCAGGAGGACTGCGAGCAATGCAGGGAGCCAAACGGACGAGGCGAtgcaggaggcaggaggaggaccATCACCAGCTCCAGCTgctcctccatcttctcctgCCGGGGAGCGCTGCTCCACTCGCACCTCTCCTCAGACACATCCCGCTTCTCCCTCTGCCGCATGTACGGCTCCCATCGCACCGTGGCCCTGTGGAGGAGCCGCAGCAGCAACCTGACTGACCCCTGCTGCGTGGATGAGCAGTGCTGCCGGTCGGACTCCAGCCAGCTGGCACTCAGCGACAGTCCACCGACTTATAGGGACGCTCGGTTCTTTCCCGTGCTGATTGTGCATCGGGCTGAGGGGTGTGGGGGTGAAGACGGGAGAGAAGTGAGGCGGTATTACATACGGAGAGGGTCGTCCTGTGTGGAGACGGCTCTGTGA